Proteins from a genomic interval of Medicago truncatula cultivar Jemalong A17 chromosome 3, MtrunA17r5.0-ANR, whole genome shotgun sequence:
- the LOC11425087 gene encoding heat shock 70 kDa protein 16 — MSVVGFDIGNENCVIAVAKHRGIDVLLNDESKRETPAVVCFGEKQRFLGSAGAASAMMHPKSTISQVKRFIGRKFLDPDMEKDLKMLPLETSEGPDGGVLIHLKYLDGIHTFTPVQIMSMLFAHLKTMTEKDLEAPISDCVIGIPSYFTDLQRRAYLDAAIIAGLKPLRLIHDCTATALSYGIYKTNFNSDGPSYVAFIDIGQCDTQVCIAAFEFGQMRILSHAFDRSLGGRDFDEVLFTHFAEKFKEQYKIDVYSNAKACIRLRAACEKLKKVLSANPEAPLNIECLMDEKDVKGFITREEFENLASGLLERISTPCKEALIEAGLDAEKISSVELVGSGSRIPAVSTLLSSLFKREPSRKLNASECVARGCALQCAMLSPTYRVREYEVQDISPFSYGLESDKVRGVLFPKGHLLPSTVVIKFQQTDSIHLEAFYANEHELPPGTSPKISSFTIGPLPGSQGSKAKVKVRAQLNLHGIFSIDSATLIKDHTDDHHSNFDAMDVDPKSETSDSTSSVANGAEESTNKRDSPQSYADCLRKDKANRRIPIAVNENIYGGMTMKEISEAHEKELQLAQQDRAVELTKEKKNTLESYVYETRSKLFNTYRSFASDQERDVISRSLQETEDWLYEDGDDETEHAYTSKLEDLKKLVDPIEIRYKDDEERTQAINDLSKVISDIRKFADSVPPQEKEQMIDISNKAEHWLTEKVQQQESYPKNVDPILWSSHIKSAIEELSRGMDNIVKSRTTSEDEDEKDKSKDEDDKDKMDSSNHS, encoded by the exons ATGAGTGTGGTAGGGTTTGACATTGGTAATGAGAACTGTGTTATTGCTGTGGCAAAGCATCGCGGGATTGATGTTTTGTTGAATGATGAATCAAAGCGGGAAACCCCTGCTGTTGTCTGCTTTGGCGAGAAGCAGCGGTTTTTAGGGTCTGCTGGTGCTGCTTCGGCTATGATGCACCCAAAGTCAACCATATCGCAAGTGAAGAGATTTATAGGCAGGAAATTTCTGGATCCTGATATGGAAAAGGATCTGAAAATGCTCCCTCTTGAAACTTCTGAAGGGCCAGACGGTGGCGTTTTGATTCATTTGAAATACTTGGATGGGATTCATACGTTTACACCAGTTCAAATAATGTCTATGCTCTTTGCTCACTTGAAGACTATGACAGAAAAAGATTTGGAGGCACCCATCTCGGATTGTGTTATTGGTATCCCATCATACTTCACCGACTTGCAGAGACGGGCATATCTTGATGCGGCAATAATTGCTGGGTTGAAGCCTTTGAGACTGATACATGACTGTACTGCAACTGCCCTTAGTTATGGaatttacaaaacaaattttaacaGCGATGGTCCAAGTTATGTTGCATTTATTGACATTGGTCAATGCGACACTCAGGTCTGCATTGCAGCGTTTGAGTTTGGGCAAATGAGGATACTTTCACATGCTTTTGACAGGAGCTTAGGGGGTAGGGACTTTGACGAGGTTCTGTTTACTCATTTTGCTGAAAAATTCAAGGAACAGTACAAAATTGACGTGTATTCTAATGCCAAGGCTTGCATTAGGCTGCGTGCTGCATGTGAGAAATTGAAGAAAGTTTTGAGTGCAAATCCAGAGGCACCGCTGAATATCGAGTGTCTGATGGATGAGAAAGATGTTAAGGGTTTTATAACAAGGGAAGAATTTGAGAATCTTGCATCTGGATTATTGGAGAGAATTTCAACACCTTGCAAAGAAGCATTAATTGAAGCAGGCTTGGATGCAGAGAAGATTTCTTCTGTGGAGCTAGTTGGTTCAGGTTCTAGGATTCCAGCAGTAAGTACATTATTATCTTCTTTATTCAAGAGAGAACCGAGCCGAAAGTTGAATGCAAGTGAGTGTGTAGCTCGTGGTTGTGCTCTACAGTGTGCTATGCTCAGTCCCACATACCGTGTGCGAGAATACGAG GTCCAAGATATTAGTCCTTTTTCATATGGACTTGAATCAGATAAAGTTCGTGGTGTACTTTTCCCAAAAGGCCATCTCCTTCCAAGTACTGTGGTCATAAAATTCCAGCAAACTGATTCGATCCATTTGGAAGCTTTCTATGCAAATGAACATGAACTACCACCTGGAACATCTCCAAAAATTAGTTCCTTCACG ATTGGTCCTTTGCCTGGATCTCAAGGTAGTAAGGCAAAAGTTAAAGTTCGAGCTCAACTAAATCTGCATGGCATTTTCAGTATTGATTCAGCTACA TTGATCAAGGATCACACGGATgatcatcattcaaattttgatgcAATGGATGTTGATCCTAAGTCCGAGACCTCAGATAGTACCAGTTCTGTTGCCAATGGCGCTGAAGAAAGTACCAATAAGCGTGATTCTCCACAAAGTTAT GCAGATTGTCTAAGAAAAGATAAGGCAAACAGAAGGATTCCTATTGCAGTGAATGAGAATATCTATGGTGGAATGACAATGAAAGAGATTTCTGAAGCCCATGAAAAAGAACTCCAGTTAGCTCAACAGGACAGAGCTGTGGAGCTAACCAAAGAAAAGAAGAACACCTTGGAGTCCTATGTATATGAGACGAGGAGTAAG CTCTTCAACACATATCGGAGCTTTGCTAGTGACCAAGAGAGGGATGTCATATCTAGGAGTTTGCAAGAGACTGAGGATTGGCTTTATGAGGACGGTGATGATGAAACTGAACACGCTTatacctcaaaactagaagatctgaaaaag CTGGTGGATCCAATTGAGATTCGGTacaaagatgatgaagaaagaacACAAGCTATAAATGATTTATCAAAAGTCATTTCAGATATTCGCAAGTTTGCAGATTCCGTTCCACCCCAGGAAAAAGAACAG atgATTGATATTAGCAATAAAGCAGAGCATTGGCTAACAGAGAAGGTGCAACAGCAAGAATCTTATCCTAAGAATGTCGACCCAATATTATGGTCAAGTCATATTAAGAGCGCAATAGAGGAGCTAAGCAG AGGAATGGACAACATAGTGAAATCCAGGACAACTTCAGAAGACGAAGATGAGAAAGACAAGTCAAAAGACGAAGATGACAAAGACAAGATGGATTCTTCCAATCATTCTTGA
- the LOC11443524 gene encoding probable dipeptidyl-peptidase 5 has product MATLASSALTLITLTRSSSSSSHYSKCLFNHFSSKTHHQRSRFCSFNTSTTKTMASYTPPSESDTITTAPYGSWKSPITADVVSGASKRLGGTAVDGRGRLIWLESRPTESGRAVLVLEPENPGGEAVDITPKEFGVRTLAQEYGGGAFTVAGDVVFFANYKDQRLYKQSITSLDVPPIPLTPDYGGPVVSYADGVLDTRFNRFIAVREDRRESSQNPPTTIVSIALGSKDDHEPEVLVGGSDFYAFPRLGPKSEKIAWIQWSHPNMPWDKSELWVGYISENGEIYKRVCVAGNDPSVVESPTEPKWSSDGELFFITDRGSGFWNLHKWIESENKAVPVYSLDAEFARPLWVFGMNSYEFVKSPKQRNLIACSYRQKGVSYLGIIEDAQGSNLSVLDIPFTDIDNITSGTDCLFVEGASAVLPSSVAKVALDDKKSKVVDFNIIWSSSPDSLKYSSYISKPELIEFPTEVPGQNAYAYFYPPSNPTYRAIEGEKPPLLLKSHGGPTAETHGILNLSIQYWTSRGWAFADVNYGGSTGYGREYRDRLLGRWGIVDVNDCCSCATYLVDSGKVDGERLCITGGSAGGYTTLAALAFKDTFKAGASLYGVADLKLLVEETHKFESHYIDNLVGGEKAWFERSPINHVDKFSCPIILFQGLEDKVVPPSQAREIYQALKKKGVPVALIEYEGEQHGFRKAENIKYTLEQQMLFFARLIGRFNVADDITPVKIENFD; this is encoded by the exons ATGGCCACGTTAGCTAGTTCTGCTCTCACTCTCATCACTCTTActcgttcttcttcttcttcttctcattaCTCTAAGTGCTTATTCAACCATTTCTCTTCCAAAACACACCATCAACGAAGTCGTTTTTGCTCCTTCAACACCTCCACAACAAAGACAATGGCTTCTTATACACCCCCCTCAGAATCCGATACAATCACTACTGCCCCTTATGGCTCTTGGAAATCACCCATCACTGCTGATGTTGTCTCCGGAGCTTCCAAGAGACTTGGTGGCACTGCTGTTGATGGACGTGGTCGTCTCATTTGGCTTGAATCACGTCCAACTGAATCAGG acGGGCGGTTCTTGTTCTTGAGCCGGAAAATCCAGGGGGTGAGGCTGTGGATATTACTCCAAAGGAGTTTGGAGTCAGAACATTGGCTCAGGAATATGGTGGTGGTGCTTTTACTGTTGCAGGAGATGTTGTGTTTTTTGCAAATTATAAGGATCAGAGATTATACAAACAATCCATCACTTCTCTCG ATGTGCCTCCTATACCTCTCACTCCGGATTATGGTGGACCAGTTGTAAGCTACGCAGATGGAGTGTTGGATACACGCTTTAACCGTTTTATTGCTGTAAGGGAAG ATCGTAGGGAGAGCAGTCAAAATCCACCTACAACTATTGTATCTATAGCACTTGGGAGCAAGGATGATCACG AACCAGAAGTACTAGTCGGTGGGAGCGACTTCTATGCTTTCCCACGTCTAGGCCCTAAAAGTGAAAAAATAGCATGGATACAGTGGAGTCACCCTAATATGCCGTGGGATAAATCAGAACTTTGGGTTGGCTATATTTCTGAAAATGG AGAGATCTACAAGCGTGTTTGTGTAGCTGGGAATGATCCTTCAGTTGTGGAGTCTCCAACTGAGCCCAAGTGGTCCTCTGATG GGGAACTTTTTTTCATCACGGATAGGGGAAGTGGTTTTTGGAATCTCCATAAATGG ATTGAGTCAGAAAATAAGGCCGTGCCTGTTTATTCTTTGGATGCCGAGTTCGCTAGGCCACTATGGGTTTTTGGTATGAATTCTTATGAATTCGTGAAAAGTCCTAAGCAGAGAAACTTAATTGCTTGCAGTTACAG GCAGAAGGGAGTGTCATATCTTGGTATTATTGAAGATGCGCAGGGCTCAAACCTAAGCGTGCTTGATATCCCTTTCACAGATATCGATAACATT ACTTCTGGTACTGATTGCCTGTTTGTCGAAGGAGCATCTGCAGTTCTTCCATCATCAGTGGCCAAG GTGGCTTTAGATGACAAGAAATCAAAAGTGGTTGACTTCAATATTATTTGGTCCTCATCACCGGATAGTTTAAAATATAGTTCGTACATCAGTAAGCCAGAGTTGATCGAATTCCCAACTGAAGTTCCTGGTCAAAATGCTTATGCATACTTTTATCCACCATCTAATCCTACATACCGAGCCATTGAAGGGGAAAAACCTCCATTATTATTGAAGAGCCATG gaGGACCAACAGCTGAAACACACggaattttaaatttgagcATTCAGTACTGGACTAGTCGTGGTTGGGCATTCGCTGATGTTAATTATGGTGGAAGCACTG GTTATGGCAGGGAGTACAGAGATCGGCTTTTAGGACGCTGGGGAATAGTGGATGTCAATGACTGTTGCAGTTGTGCTACATATTTG GTGGACAGCGGAAAAGTTGACGGGGAGCGGCTTTGTATAACAGGGGGCTCTGCCGGTGGATATACCACCTTAGCTGCACTTGCTTTTAAAGATACTTTTAAGGCTGGGGCTTCTTTGTATGGT GTAGCTGACTTGAAGTTATTGGTAGAAGAAACTCATAAGTTTGAATCTCACTACATTGATAATCTAGTTG GAGGTGAGAAGGCGTGGTTTGAAAGATCCCCAATCAATCACGTTGATAAATTTTCTTGTcccattattttatttcaaggaTTGGAGGACAAG GTTGTGCCGCCGAGTCAAGCTCGTGAAATTTACCAGGCATTGAAGAAAAAAGGTGTGCCCGTTGCTCTTATTGAGTATGAAGGAGAACAACATGGTTTCCGAAAG GCTGAGAACATCAAGTATACACTTGAACAACAAATGCTTTTCTTTGCGCGACTGATTGGGCGCTTCAATGTTGCTGATGATATTACTCCCGTCAAAATTGAGAACTTTGATTGA